TATCGCGACTACACCACAGCCGAAGAGACCGGCCGTCTGCGCGACGAGGCCAAGGCCGAGCGCCGCAGCTTCGAATCCCCCTGGCGCGACCGCGTCGCCGCCGGGCTGGAGGCCGAACAGCCCTTCGTCGTCCGTTTCCGCCGTCCCCTGCCCGGCCGCGTCGAGGTTCAGGACGAGGTCCAGGGCGCGGTCAGCTGGGACAATGGCGACCTCGACGACCTGGTGCTGCTGCGCTCTGACGGCGCCCCGACCTATAATCTGGCCGTCGTCGTCGACGACCACGACATGGGCGTCACCCACGTCATCCGCGGCGACGACCATCTGAACAACGCCGCTCGCCAGTCGTTGATCTATGACGCCCTCGGCTGGCCCCGGCCCAGCTTCGCCCACATCCCCCTGATCCACGGGCCGGACGGCGCGAAACTGTCGAAACGCCACGGCGCCCAGGCCGTGCATGAGTATGCCGAGATGGGCTATCTGCCCGAGGCCATGCGCAACTACCTGGCCCGCCTCGGCTGGGCCCACGGCGATGACGAACTGTTCTCCGACGAACAGGCGCAGGAATGGTTCGACCTCTCCGGCGTCGGCAAGGCGCCAGCCCGTCTGGACTTCGACAAATTGGCCCACGTCAACGCCCACTGGATGCGGCTGGCCGCTGATGACGGCCTGGCCAAACAGGTCCTCGACCTCCACCTCGCGCGCGGCCATGTCCTGGGCGAGGACGACGAGGTACGCCTGACCCGCGCCATGCCCTTCCTCAAGGATCGCGCCAAGACCCTCAACGAGCTGGTCGATCAGACCGCCTTCGTCCTGCGCCGCCGTCCGCTGGTCATCTTCGAAAAGGCTCTGCCCCTGCTGGCGGGTGAGTCGGGCGAGCGTATCGGCCGCCTGCGCGACCGGCTGAAGCTGTTCGCCAGCTGGGACGTCTTCGCCCTCGAGGCCGAGCTCAAGGCCTTCGCCGAGGAAGAGGCCGTCGGCTTCGGAAAGATCGGCCCGGCCGTGCGCGCCGCCCTCACCGGAGACGGGATTTCGCCCGACATCGCCAAAACTCTTGCCGCTTTGGGGCGCGAAGAATCGCTCGGGCGCTTGGATGATGCGCTGCAACAGACTAAGTGACATTCACGAACAACAAGGGGTCCGGCGTCTCCCCGGCGCGGGCACTAATTTCCAAGGGGCTACAATGACTGAACCTGCCAAATCGGCGACCCTCACCCTCGGCGACAAGACCGTCGAATTGCCCGTTCTGACCGGTTCCACCGGCCCCGACGTCATCGATATCCGCAAGCTGTACGGCGCCACCGACGCCTTCACCTTCGACCCCGGCTTCACCTCGACGGCGGCTTGCGAAAGCGCCATCACCTACATCGACGGCGACGCCGGCGTGCTGCTGCACCGCGGCTATCCGATCGGCCAACTGGCCTCGCAGTCGAACTTCATCGAGACCTGCTACCTGTTGCTGCACGGCGAGCTGCCGACCGCCGCCCAGTATGCGGAGTTCGAGACCACCATCACGCGGCACACCATGCTGCACGCCCAGTTCGACCGCTTCTTCGAGGGCTTCCGTCGCGATGCCCACCCGATGTCGATCATGGTCGGCGCTGTCGGCGCCCTGTCGGCCTTCTATCACGACAGCCTGGACATCCATGATCCGGTCCAGCGCAACATCTCGGCTATCCGCCTGATCGCCAAGATGCCGACCATCGCCGCCCGCGCCTACAAGTACCACATCGGCCAGCCGTTCGTTTCGCCGCGCAACGACCTGTCCTATGCCGAGAACTTCCTGCGCATGTGCTTCGCCGTTCCGGCCGAGGACTATGTCGTCGATCCCAAGATGGCCAAGGCCATGGACCGGATCTTCACCCTGCACGCCGACCACGAGCAGAACGCCTCGACCTCGACCGTCCGTCTGGCCGGTTCGTCGGGCGCCAACCCCTTCGCCTGTATCGCCGCCGGCATCGCCTGCCTGTGGGGCCCGTCGCACGGCGGCGCCAACGAAGAGGCGCTGCTGATGCTCAAGGAAATCGGCACCCCGGACAAGATTCCGGAGTTCATCGAGGGCGTTAAGTCCAAGAAGTACAAGCTGATGGGCTTCGGTCACCGGGTCTACAAGAACTACGACCCGCGCGCGACCGTCATGAAGGAATCGGCGGACGAGATTCTCGAACTCATCGGCGCTGACAACGACCCCCTGTTCCAGGTCGCCAAGGAACTGGAACGCGTCGCCCTGTCCGACGAGTATTTCATCGAGCGGAAGCTGTTCCCGAACGTCGACTTCTATTCGGGCATCACCCTGTCGGCGATGGGCTTCCCCACCTCGATGTTCACCGTTCTGTTCGCCCTGGCCCGCACCGTGGGCTGGATCGCCCAGTGGGAAGAAATGCTGGCCGATCCGGCACAGAAGATCGGCCGCCCGCGTCAACTCTACACCGGCCCGACCGAACGCGACTTCGTGCCGATCAGCGCTCGCGGCTGATCGGACCGAAAGGTCTGAAATGCAAAACGCCGGAGCAAAAGCTCCGGCGTTTTTCTTTGGGCGATGATGTGCGGGGCTCAGCCCCCGATGGCGTCCAGCGCGGTCATGGCGGCCTCGTCCAGCACCAGATCGCCGGCCACCAGGTTCTCCTTCAGATGCCCCACGGACGAGGTGCCGGGGATCAGCAGGATGTTGGGCGAGCGCTTGAGCAGCCAGGCGAG
The genomic region above belongs to Brevundimonas goettingensis and contains:
- the gltX gene encoding glutamate--tRNA ligase; translation: MTSSSPTVVTRFAPSPTGSLHIGGARTALFNYLYAKGRNGKFLIRVEDTDRERSTDEAVKAIFDGLSWLELFADEEPVFQFSRADRHREVVQTLLDSGHAYRDYTTAEETGRLRDEAKAERRSFESPWRDRVAAGLEAEQPFVVRFRRPLPGRVEVQDEVQGAVSWDNGDLDDLVLLRSDGAPTYNLAVVVDDHDMGVTHVIRGDDHLNNAARQSLIYDALGWPRPSFAHIPLIHGPDGAKLSKRHGAQAVHEYAEMGYLPEAMRNYLARLGWAHGDDELFSDEQAQEWFDLSGVGKAPARLDFDKLAHVNAHWMRLAADDGLAKQVLDLHLARGHVLGEDDEVRLTRAMPFLKDRAKTLNELVDQTAFVLRRRPLVIFEKALPLLAGESGERIGRLRDRLKLFASWDVFALEAELKAFAEEEAVGFGKIGPAVRAALTGDGISPDIAKTLAALGREESLGRLDDALQQTK
- the gltA gene encoding citrate synthase; protein product: MTEPAKSATLTLGDKTVELPVLTGSTGPDVIDIRKLYGATDAFTFDPGFTSTAACESAITYIDGDAGVLLHRGYPIGQLASQSNFIETCYLLLHGELPTAAQYAEFETTITRHTMLHAQFDRFFEGFRRDAHPMSIMVGAVGALSAFYHDSLDIHDPVQRNISAIRLIAKMPTIAARAYKYHIGQPFVSPRNDLSYAENFLRMCFAVPAEDYVVDPKMAKAMDRIFTLHADHEQNASTSTVRLAGSSGANPFACIAAGIACLWGPSHGGANEEALLMLKEIGTPDKIPEFIEGVKSKKYKLMGFGHRVYKNYDPRATVMKESADEILELIGADNDPLFQVAKELERVALSDEYFIERKLFPNVDFYSGITLSAMGFPTSMFTVLFALARTVGWIAQWEEMLADPAQKIGRPRQLYTGPTERDFVPISARG